The Apibacter raozihei genome contains a region encoding:
- the lepA gene encoding translation elongation factor 4: protein MKNIRNFCIIAHIDHGKSTLADRLLQQTKTISDRELQEQTLDDMDLERERGITIKSHAIQMEHEHNGEKYILNLIDTPGHVDFSYEVSRSIAACEGALLIVDAAQSIQAQTISNLYLALEHDLEIIPVLNKIDLPSANPEEVTDEIVNLLGCKPEDVLRASGKTGEGVPELLEQIIQRIPAPSGNPEAPLQALIFDSVFNPFRGIEAYFKVVNGSIKKGQKVKFMATGKNYDADEIGTLKLNQVPKKMIQCGDVGYIISGIKEAREVKVGDTITSVENSATEAISGFEEVKPMVFAGIYPVDTEEYELLRGALEKLQLNDASLVFEPESSAALGFGFRCGFLGMLHMEIIQERLEREFKMTVITTVPNVSYNAYLNKDPEKAVAVHNPSELPEPTMLNRVEEPYIKASIITKADFIGSVMTLCIEKRGELTNQSYLTTDRVELFFEMPLAEVVFDFYDRLKTISKGYASFDYAPSGMKASKLVKVDILINGEPVDALSALIHQDNAYTIGKKMCEKLKELIPRQQFDIPIQAAIGAKIIARETIKALRKDVTAKCYGGDISRKRKLLEKQKEGKKRMRQIGRVEVPQSAFLAVLKLD from the coding sequence ATGAAGAATATAAGAAATTTTTGCATCATTGCACATATAGATCACGGAAAAAGTACCCTGGCAGACAGATTACTTCAACAAACCAAAACTATTTCAGACAGAGAACTTCAGGAACAAACCCTGGATGACATGGATTTGGAGCGTGAGCGTGGAATTACCATAAAAAGCCACGCAATACAGATGGAGCATGAACATAATGGAGAAAAATACATTCTTAATCTGATTGACACTCCGGGACACGTAGATTTTTCCTATGAAGTATCTCGTTCTATAGCAGCTTGCGAAGGTGCTTTATTAATTGTTGATGCAGCTCAAAGTATACAAGCACAAACAATTTCAAATTTATATCTTGCTTTAGAACATGACTTGGAAATTATTCCGGTATTAAATAAAATTGACTTGCCTTCTGCAAATCCGGAGGAAGTAACTGATGAAATTGTAAATCTCTTAGGCTGCAAACCTGAAGATGTTTTAAGAGCAAGTGGAAAAACAGGAGAAGGAGTTCCTGAATTGCTTGAACAAATCATTCAACGAATACCAGCTCCATCCGGTAATCCTGAGGCTCCATTGCAAGCCTTAATTTTTGATTCGGTATTTAATCCTTTCAGAGGAATTGAAGCCTATTTCAAGGTGGTAAACGGAAGCATAAAAAAAGGCCAAAAAGTAAAATTTATGGCAACTGGTAAAAACTATGATGCTGACGAAATCGGTACTCTCAAATTAAATCAGGTTCCTAAAAAAATGATTCAATGTGGAGATGTAGGCTATATAATCAGCGGTATTAAAGAAGCCCGCGAAGTAAAAGTAGGTGATACGATTACTTCTGTTGAGAATTCTGCCACTGAGGCTATATCAGGATTTGAAGAGGTTAAACCTATGGTATTTGCCGGAATATATCCTGTTGATACAGAAGAATATGAACTTTTGCGAGGAGCTTTAGAAAAACTCCAGCTTAATGATGCTTCGTTGGTTTTTGAACCGGAATCTTCGGCTGCGTTAGGATTTGGCTTTCGATGTGGATTTTTAGGAATGTTGCACATGGAAATTATTCAGGAGCGTCTGGAGCGTGAATTTAAAATGACTGTAATCACCACTGTTCCGAATGTTTCATACAATGCCTATTTAAATAAAGACCCGGAAAAAGCTGTTGCTGTACATAACCCTTCAGAATTACCGGAACCTACTATGCTAAATAGGGTTGAAGAACCCTATATAAAAGCATCTATAATAACAAAAGCCGATTTCATTGGCTCTGTCATGACTCTGTGTATAGAAAAAAGAGGGGAATTGACAAATCAATCCTATCTTACAACTGACAGGGTAGAGTTATTTTTTGAAATGCCTTTAGCGGAAGTGGTTTTTGATTTTTATGATCGTTTAAAAACCATATCTAAAGGATATGCTTCTTTTGACTATGCTCCTTCAGGTATGAAGGCTTCAAAACTAGTGAAAGTAGATATTCTTATCAATGGTGAACCCGTTGATGCGCTATCAGCCTTAATCCACCAGGATAATGCGTATACCATTGGCAAAAAAATGTGTGAAAAATTAAAAGAACTTATTCCCAGACAGCAATTTGACATCCCAATCCAGGCTGCTATCGGAGCAAAAATAATAGCCAGAGAGACTATTAAAGCTCTACGTAAAGACGTTACTGCTAAATGTTATGGAGGTGATATATCTCGTAAAAGAAAACTTCTTGAAAAACAAAAAGAAGGAAAAAAACGTATGAGACAAATTGGACGCGTTGAAGTCCCTCAATCAGCTTTTCTCGCTGTACTTAAACTTGATTAA
- a CDS encoding carbamoyl phosphate synthase small subunit, protein MKRKLVLENGMEFIGEGFGSDQFTIGEVVFTTGMTGYQETMSDPSFHKQIIVFTYPLIGNYGINPSDFESLNPFVGGVVVHEYAKTESHWQSQMNINDFLKKQNIPGLSGIDTRALVKTIRTKGSMKGKFCNLSEDTQEVVKSLHNSILEHHVPEVSTPRAYSAPAEGNRIVLIDYGMKKSILKELCLRNCDVVVVPFNTNSKSIMELNPDGIMLSNGPGNPEELAESIQVIRELSGKVPIFGICLGHQLYAIAHGAKTNKMLFGHRGANHPVKEIATNRVHITSQNHGYVVDEDSISNTPLEITHRALNDGTIEGLRHKEHFAFTVQYHPESSPGPNDNEYLFNQFMNMINEFKNN, encoded by the coding sequence TTGAAACGAAAATTAGTATTAGAAAACGGAATGGAATTTATAGGTGAGGGTTTTGGTAGTGATCAATTTACTATCGGAGAAGTAGTTTTTACTACAGGTATGACCGGATACCAGGAAACTATGTCAGACCCTTCATTTCATAAGCAAATTATAGTTTTCACTTATCCTTTGATTGGGAATTATGGCATTAATCCAAGCGATTTTGAATCATTAAATCCCTTCGTAGGCGGGGTTGTAGTACACGAATATGCTAAAACCGAATCCCACTGGCAAAGTCAGATGAATATTAATGATTTTCTAAAAAAGCAAAATATTCCTGGTTTGAGTGGTATCGACACACGAGCTTTAGTAAAAACTATACGCACCAAAGGTAGCATGAAAGGTAAATTTTGCAACCTTTCGGAAGATACTCAGGAGGTAGTTAAATCATTGCATAACAGCATTCTTGAACATCACGTACCAGAGGTATCAACACCAAGGGCTTACAGTGCACCCGCTGAAGGAAACCGAATCGTTTTGATTGATTACGGAATGAAAAAAAGTATTTTAAAAGAATTGTGCTTACGAAATTGTGACGTTGTAGTAGTTCCTTTCAATACAAATTCAAAATCCATTATGGAATTAAATCCGGATGGAATTATGCTTTCCAATGGCCCGGGGAACCCTGAAGAATTAGCTGAATCTATTCAGGTTATCAGGGAGCTAAGCGGAAAAGTTCCTATTTTCGGAATCTGTTTAGGACACCAACTTTATGCTATAGCACATGGGGCAAAAACAAATAAAATGCTTTTCGGACATAGAGGAGCCAATCATCCTGTAAAAGAAATTGCTACCAACAGAGTTCACATTACATCCCAGAATCATGGGTATGTAGTTGACGAAGACTCTATTAGTAATACGCCACTTGAAATTACTCATAGGGCATTGAATGATGGGACGATTGAAGGGTTAAGACATAAAGAACATTTTGCCTTTACCGTGCAATACCACCCGGAATCCAGTCCAGGACCTAATGATAATGAATATCTTTTTAATCAATTTATGAATATGATTAATGAGTTTAAAAATAATTAA
- a CDS encoding YeiH family protein: protein MKNLKLTEDWTATVIGGLLLIISIILFSVNGYVLSWPSFKWNTLEELSGNVLTFKNLLTILLVFVVTYLAVVLAFFLQGKSLNSSKGFPVLFFLTVIAMVVGGNGIMNDWGIESVIFCLLIGLFINNFIGTPDWLKGILLSELYVKIGLIFLGATIIFQDIMKAGALGLIQSVIVVFSVWYFAFWLCKKFKIDQEMSMMLSSAVSICGVSAAIATAGAIKGDSKKLSYVVSLVLVVAVPMIIIMPALAKLLGLNEVMAGAWIGGTIDTTGAVAATGAVYGEEALKISSIVKFSQNVLLGIAAFLIAVYWSYAKKDGNEYADKPNLKVIWERFPKFVLGFVAASLLFSFALPTAEFKPVIGTLKKFQGLWFALGFTAIGLETNFKTLINSENRKATYVFLGAQTFNVVFTLIVAYLVFGIQWD from the coding sequence ATGAAAAATTTGAAATTAACAGAAGATTGGACTGCTACAGTCATTGGGGGATTACTGCTCATAATCAGTATAATTTTATTTAGTGTAAATGGGTATGTGTTAAGCTGGCCATCTTTTAAATGGAATACTCTTGAAGAGCTTTCCGGAAATGTTCTTACTTTTAAAAATTTGTTAACAATTCTGCTTGTTTTTGTAGTCACTTACCTTGCTGTTGTGCTGGCATTCTTCTTACAAGGCAAATCATTAAATTCCTCAAAGGGATTTCCGGTTTTGTTTTTTTTGACAGTTATAGCTATGGTAGTAGGAGGTAACGGAATAATGAATGATTGGGGAATAGAATCAGTTATATTTTGTCTTCTTATAGGTTTATTTATTAATAATTTTATTGGAACACCAGATTGGTTGAAAGGGATATTATTATCTGAATTGTATGTAAAAATCGGGTTAATTTTTTTAGGAGCAACTATAATATTTCAGGATATTATGAAAGCAGGTGCATTAGGATTAATCCAATCTGTTATAGTTGTTTTTTCTGTTTGGTATTTTGCCTTCTGGTTGTGCAAAAAATTTAAGATTGATCAGGAAATGTCTATGATGCTTTCCAGTGCTGTATCCATTTGCGGTGTTTCAGCAGCAATAGCAACAGCAGGAGCAATAAAAGGAGATTCTAAAAAATTGTCCTATGTAGTCTCATTAGTTTTAGTTGTCGCAGTCCCTATGATTATAATTATGCCGGCTTTAGCAAAATTATTAGGTTTAAATGAAGTAATGGCTGGAGCCTGGATAGGAGGAACTATTGATACTACAGGTGCAGTAGCTGCTACCGGAGCAGTCTATGGAGAAGAAGCTCTGAAAATAAGTTCAATTGTTAAATTTTCTCAAAATGTTTTATTAGGTATTGCTGCTTTCCTTATCGCGGTTTATTGGAGTTATGCAAAAAAAGATGGTAATGAATATGCAGATAAACCAAATTTGAAAGTTATTTGGGAACGTTTTCCCAAATTTGTGTTAGGTTTTGTTGCTGCCTCCCTTTTATTTTCATTTGCTTTACCTACTGCTGAGTTTAAACCAGTTATCGGAACTTTAAAAAAGTTTCAGGGACTTTGGTTCGCCCTCGGATTTACTGCTATTGGATTAGAAACTAATTTTAAAACCTTAATCAATAGTGAAAATAGAAAAGCGACTTATGTTTTTTTAGGAGCGCAAACTTTTAATGTTGTATTTACCCTTATAGTAGCCTATCTTGTTTTTGGGATACAATGGGATTAG
- a CDS encoding aspartate carbamoyltransferase catalytic subunit, which yields MKHFISLENLDLEIIKDLVNDAVSFKKRNAFPNLSNHYISNLFFENSTRTKLSFEMAEKKTGIEIIYFDAESSSVKKGETLYDTVKTLSSIGVECFVIRHSQDRFYENLISQIDVPIINAGDGCGDHPTQSLLDLVTIQEEFGSFKDLNVVIVGDIVHSRVAHSDAKILKRLGANISFATPKFWQDTTMNMGTYTSLDEVISESDVVMLLRNQNERHTQHYDEKNFLSQYGLTKERASKMKSGAIIMHPAPINRNVEIDEDLIESPQSRIFTQMTNGVYARIAVLNYVFNS from the coding sequence ATGAAACACTTTATCTCTCTTGAAAATTTAGATTTGGAAATTATTAAAGATTTAGTAAATGATGCGGTTAGTTTTAAAAAAAGAAACGCATTTCCCAACTTATCGAATCATTATATTTCCAATTTGTTTTTTGAGAACAGCACCCGAACAAAACTGAGCTTTGAAATGGCTGAGAAAAAAACCGGAATTGAAATTATTTATTTCGATGCAGAAAGTTCAAGTGTAAAAAAAGGAGAAACTCTGTATGACACAGTTAAGACACTTAGCTCAATCGGGGTAGAATGTTTTGTAATCAGACATAGCCAAGATCGGTTTTACGAAAATTTAATATCACAAATAGATGTGCCTATAATTAATGCCGGTGATGGTTGTGGAGACCACCCTACCCAATCATTGTTAGATTTAGTTACAATCCAAGAAGAATTTGGTTCATTTAAAGATCTCAATGTTGTTATCGTAGGGGATATTGTTCACAGCCGTGTCGCACATTCCGACGCTAAAATTTTAAAACGTTTGGGTGCCAATATCAGCTTTGCAACCCCTAAATTCTGGCAAGACACTACGATGAATATGGGAACTTATACTTCATTGGATGAAGTCATATCCGAATCTGATGTCGTAATGCTATTAAGAAATCAAAATGAAAGACATACACAGCATTATGACGAAAAGAACTTCTTATCTCAATATGGTTTAACTAAAGAAAGAGCTTCTAAAATGAAATCCGGAGCCATAATTATGCACCCTGCCCCTATTAATCGTAATGTTGAAATAGACGAGGATTTAATAGAATCACCCCAATCAAGGATATTCACACAGATGACTAATGGGGTTTATGCTCGGATTGCAGTGCTTAACTATGTCTTTAACTCTTAA
- a CDS encoding DoxX family protein, giving the protein MAKEINADLGKLSLRISVGGLMIFHGIAKLIHGHDFIKEILASKGLPQFLWIGVPTGEVIAPICLLLGVFTRISSLLIVFTMLMTFYLIHGINDFSLSQTGGVKVELNLLYLFSSLAIFFLGSGKYSLYKGNKGILI; this is encoded by the coding sequence ATGGCAAAAGAAATAAATGCAGATCTAGGAAAGCTTTCTTTACGTATTTCCGTTGGAGGGCTTATGATTTTTCACGGAATAGCAAAACTAATCCACGGACATGACTTTATAAAAGAAATATTGGCTTCTAAAGGCCTACCTCAATTTCTTTGGATAGGCGTTCCTACAGGAGAGGTTATAGCTCCCATTTGTTTATTATTGGGAGTTTTTACAAGAATATCTTCTTTACTAATCGTATTTACCATGCTAATGACATTTTATTTAATCCATGGTATAAATGATTTTTCACTTTCACAAACGGGAGGGGTAAAGGTTGAACTTAATTTACTATATCTTTTCAGCTCTTTAGCTATATTTTTCTTAGGATCAGGAAAGTACAGTTTATATAAAGGAAATAAAGGTATATTAATTTAG
- a CDS encoding carbonic anhydrase, translated as MDFKKIFSHNEEWIAERLSVDKEYFNQLSKGQKPDILYIGCSDSRVSTEELLGAKPGEVFVHRNIANMVISIDLNVQSVITYAVDHLKVSQIIVCGHYYCGGVKAAMEAQDLGLLNPWLRNIRDVYRIHKDELNKIEDLDRRYNRLVELNVEEQCINLIKTAAVQKAFLERDLQVHGWIFDIKTGKLVDLKINFKKILKEIMEIYNLNEGKTIF; from the coding sequence ATGGATTTTAAAAAAATTTTTTCGCACAATGAAGAATGGATAGCTGAACGCCTATCTGTAGATAAAGAATATTTCAATCAATTATCCAAAGGACAAAAACCCGATATTTTATATATTGGATGTTCAGATAGCAGGGTTTCCACAGAAGAGCTACTGGGAGCTAAACCTGGTGAAGTTTTTGTTCACCGTAATATAGCAAACATGGTGATAAGCATTGACTTAAACGTACAGTCTGTCATAACTTATGCCGTAGATCATTTAAAAGTTAGTCAAATCATTGTTTGCGGACATTATTATTGTGGAGGAGTTAAAGCCGCCATGGAAGCACAAGATTTAGGTCTATTAAATCCTTGGCTTCGTAATATCCGGGATGTATATCGAATCCATAAAGACGAGTTAAATAAAATTGAGGATTTAGACCGTAGATACAACCGCTTGGTTGAGTTAAATGTTGAAGAACAATGCATCAATTTGATCAAAACCGCAGCTGTACAAAAGGCTTTTCTTGAAAGAGATCTTCAAGTTCACGGATGGATATTTGACATTAAAACCGGTAAACTTGTAGATCTTAAAATTAATTTTAAGAAAATTTTAAAAGAAATTATGGAAATTTATAATTTAAATGAAGGAAAAACCATTTTTTAA
- the carB gene encoding carbamoyl-phosphate synthase large subunit, translating to MPKRTDINKILVIGSGPIIIGQAAEFDYAGTQACLALKEEGYKVILVNSNPATIMTDKEIADTVYMEPLTLDFLQQIIALERPDALLPSLGGQTGLNLAVELAKSGTLNQYDVEIIGTKLSSIEQAEDRDLFKKLMERINEPIAESVIVNDIQSSIDFANEIGYPIIVRPAFTLGGTGGGIADNEAELREITESGLKYSPVTQCLIEKSIAGYKEVEYEVMRDANDNAIVVCNMENFDPVGIHTGDSIVFAPSQTLADQEYQLLRNSALKIIRALEIEGGCNVQFALDPNSRDYIVIEVNPRVSRSSALASKATGYPIAKLAAKIAVGLTLDEMKNPVTNTTYACFEPALDYVVAKIPRWPFDKFQSANRHLGTQMKATGEVMAIGTSIEESLLKAVQSLEIGTLHLHKKDMEPYDSATFEERLKKADDERLFLIAEALRNGIKIQQIHEITKIDVFFLAKLQHIIDLEKKLLAHPQNIEVAAEAKKYGFSDWEIARLWETTEKEIYKLRKQNNIIPVFKMVDTCAAEFISETPYFYSTYGTENESKRTDKKKVIVLGSGPIRIGQGVEFDYATVHSVLALKDAGYEAIIINSNPETVSTDFSISDKLYFEPLTRESITTIIDLEKPDGIFVQFGGQTAINLAQAAVDAGVKILGTSIEDIDRAEDRKKFELQLNELNIARPKGDTVFNLDEALKVANSIGYPVVIRPSYVLGGRAMQIVYEDSELERYMKEAINVHEKQPILIDKYLVGKEIEVDAICDGTDVFIPGIMEHIEKAGVHSGDSIAVYPTQTLSDDEKEEIIRQTQALAKGFKIIGLMNIQFVLMKGKIYVLEVNPRSSRTVPFMSKVTGVPLAKVATKAVLGQSLKEQGLAIDCYPEPKNIYIKAPVFSFAKLRSVDITLGPEMKSTGEVIGKDTTYERALYKALRASHINIPILGNAIFTVADKDKAEALPLAKRFYDIGYTIMATQGTAKYLRDNHIPVVEINKLESEENNIVKIMQQGKAQFVINTLSNDGTAQEDGFLIRRNAVENSVACFTSLDTTAAVVQVLESIGFDIKSF from the coding sequence ATGCCAAAACGCACAGATATAAACAAAATATTAGTCATCGGTTCAGGACCGATAATCATCGGACAGGCTGCCGAATTTGATTATGCAGGGACCCAGGCCTGCTTAGCTTTAAAAGAAGAAGGATATAAAGTAATCCTCGTAAACTCAAACCCTGCAACCATAATGACTGATAAGGAGATTGCAGATACTGTTTATATGGAACCTCTTACATTAGACTTTCTTCAACAAATAATCGCACTGGAACGCCCGGATGCTCTTCTTCCTTCTTTAGGAGGTCAAACAGGATTGAACTTAGCCGTTGAGTTAGCTAAATCAGGAACTTTAAACCAATATGATGTAGAAATAATCGGCACCAAGTTATCCTCAATTGAACAAGCTGAAGATAGAGATTTATTTAAAAAGCTGATGGAACGAATCAACGAACCCATTGCTGAGAGTGTTATCGTAAATGACATACAATCATCTATAGACTTTGCTAACGAAATAGGATATCCTATTATCGTAAGACCCGCATTCACACTTGGTGGTACTGGTGGAGGTATTGCGGACAATGAGGCTGAGCTCAGGGAAATTACCGAATCAGGTTTAAAATATAGTCCGGTTACACAATGTTTAATAGAAAAAAGTATAGCTGGTTACAAGGAGGTTGAATATGAAGTCATGAGAGATGCCAATGACAATGCTATTGTGGTTTGTAACATGGAAAATTTTGATCCGGTAGGAATACATACCGGTGATTCCATTGTTTTTGCTCCCAGCCAGACTCTAGCAGACCAGGAATATCAATTATTAAGAAATTCTGCCTTAAAAATTATTCGAGCATTAGAAATTGAAGGTGGATGTAATGTGCAATTTGCACTAGACCCAAATAGCCGGGATTATATTGTCATTGAAGTTAACCCAAGAGTAAGTCGTTCTTCTGCATTAGCCTCTAAAGCAACCGGATATCCTATTGCCAAACTAGCTGCAAAAATAGCTGTAGGTCTTACTCTGGACGAAATGAAAAATCCGGTAACCAATACAACCTATGCCTGCTTTGAACCAGCCCTGGATTATGTGGTAGCCAAAATACCCCGATGGCCTTTTGATAAATTCCAAAGCGCTAACCGTCATTTAGGTACGCAAATGAAAGCTACAGGTGAAGTAATGGCAATTGGTACTTCTATAGAAGAATCACTATTAAAAGCTGTTCAATCTCTTGAAATAGGAACTTTACATCTTCATAAGAAAGATATGGAACCTTATGATTCAGCTACCTTTGAAGAGAGGTTAAAAAAAGCGGATGATGAACGTTTATTTCTTATTGCAGAAGCTTTAAGAAATGGAATTAAAATTCAACAAATTCATGAAATAACTAAAATTGATGTTTTCTTCTTAGCTAAACTTCAACATATTATTGATTTAGAGAAAAAACTACTAGCTCATCCACAAAATATAGAAGTTGCAGCCGAAGCTAAAAAATACGGATTTTCAGATTGGGAAATTGCCCGTTTATGGGAAACCACTGAAAAAGAAATATATAAATTAAGGAAACAGAACAATATAATTCCTGTTTTCAAGATGGTAGATACTTGTGCAGCAGAATTTATTTCTGAAACCCCTTATTTTTACAGCACCTATGGTACTGAAAATGAATCTAAGAGAACCGATAAGAAAAAGGTTATTGTGCTTGGTTCAGGACCTATACGAATAGGACAGGGAGTTGAGTTTGATTATGCAACGGTTCACAGTGTTTTAGCGCTGAAAGATGCCGGATATGAAGCCATAATTATCAATAGCAATCCTGAAACTGTGTCTACTGATTTTAGTATTTCTGATAAACTTTACTTTGAACCTTTAACCAGAGAATCGATAACTACCATAATTGACCTAGAGAAGCCCGATGGAATATTTGTACAGTTTGGTGGTCAAACAGCCATAAATCTTGCTCAGGCAGCAGTCGATGCCGGGGTTAAAATTTTAGGGACGAGTATTGAAGATATAGATAGAGCTGAGGATCGTAAGAAATTTGAGCTACAGCTTAATGAGTTAAATATTGCCCGACCTAAAGGTGATACTGTCTTCAACCTTGATGAAGCCTTAAAAGTTGCTAACTCCATAGGTTATCCGGTCGTAATTCGTCCATCGTATGTATTAGGCGGAAGAGCCATGCAAATCGTTTATGAAGATTCCGAATTGGAAAGATACATGAAAGAAGCTATAAACGTTCATGAAAAACAACCTATACTTATTGACAAATATCTGGTAGGAAAAGAAATTGAGGTGGATGCCATATGCGATGGAACAGATGTGTTTATTCCTGGAATTATGGAGCATATTGAAAAAGCTGGGGTTCACTCCGGTGATTCTATAGCAGTATATCCTACCCAAACTCTTTCTGATGATGAAAAGGAAGAAATTATCCGACAAACTCAGGCGCTGGCCAAAGGGTTTAAAATTATCGGTCTTATGAATATTCAGTTTGTTTTAATGAAAGGAAAAATTTATGTACTGGAAGTTAATCCACGTTCAAGCCGAACCGTTCCGTTTATGAGTAAAGTTACCGGAGTCCCTCTTGCCAAAGTCGCAACAAAAGCCGTACTGGGACAAAGTCTTAAAGAACAAGGGCTGGCTATAGATTGTTATCCGGAACCTAAAAATATTTATATTAAAGCTCCCGTTTTTTCTTTTGCTAAGTTACGTTCAGTAGATATCACCTTAGGTCCTGAAATGAAATCTACAGGTGAAGTAATCGGTAAAGACACCACGTATGAAAGAGCTTTATATAAAGCACTGCGTGCAAGTCATATTAACATTCCAATATTAGGAAATGCTATATTTACTGTAGCGGATAAAGACAAAGCAGAAGCATTGCCATTGGCTAAGAGATTCTACGATATCGGATATACAATTATGGCTACTCAGGGAACTGCAAAATATCTTCGTGATAATCACATTCCAGTTGTTGAAATTAATAAGCTGGAAAGCGAGGAAAACAATATTGTTAAAATCATGCAGCAAGGTAAAGCTCAATTTGTTATTAACACTCTATCTAATGACGGAACAGCGCAAGAAGACGGATTCCTTATTAGAAGAAATGCTGTGGAAAATAGTGTTGCCTGCTTTACTTCCTTAGACACTACGGCTGCAGTTGTACAGGTTTTAGAGTCCATAGGATTTGATATTAAGTCTTTCTAA
- a CDS encoding DUF3667 domain-containing protein codes for MRSGKHRNPSILFYLFKHFAEDLVHYDSKFWQTIKYLLFYPGKLTNDYLSGKRKSQVAPVKLYIFISFLTFFVTAILPDFTTKIVSK; via the coding sequence TTGCGGTCAGGAAAACATCGAAACCCATCAATCCTTTTCTACCTCTTCAAACATTTTGCAGAAGATTTGGTTCACTATGACAGTAAATTCTGGCAAACAATAAAATATTTATTATTCTATCCGGGTAAATTAACTAACGACTATTTATCTGGAAAAAGAAAAAGTCAGGTAGCTCCTGTAAAATTATATATCTTCATAAGTTTCCTAACCTTTTTTGTTACTGCTATTCTTCCGGATTTCACTACAAAAATAGTATCGAAATAA